Genomic DNA from Haloarcula marina:
CACCCCCATCGCGCACACGATGGGCCGCCACGCCGACAAGCAGTTCAAGAAGTCCGAAATCAGCGTCGTCGAGCGTCTCATCAACCGCCTGATGCAGACCGACGAGAACACGGGCAAGAAGCAACTGGCGACGTCCATCGTGCAGGACGCCTTCGACATCGTCCACGAGCGCACCGAGGAGAACCCGGTGCAGGTCCTCGTCAGCGCCGTCGAGAACAGCGCGCCCCGCGAGGAGACGGTCCGCCTGAAGTACGGTGGCATCTCCGTCCCGAAGGCCGTCGACGTCGCACCCCAGCGCCGCGTCGACCAAGCGCTGAAGTACATCGCTGAAGGTGTCTACGGCAGCACGTACAAGACGACCACCAGCGCCGAGGAGGCGCTCGCCCAGCAGCTCATCGGTGCCGCCAACGACGACGTCCAGACGTACTCCGTCAACCAGAAAGAAGAGAAAGAGCGCGTCGCGGCCGCCGCTCGCTAATCTGCGGGACTACGTTTTCGATTTTCTCCACGGTCAGTAGCGGTAGATGGCGGCTTCGTAGGGTCGGAACTCGCTTCCGACCGGTGCCGTCGGCGGGTCGTCGTAGTTCGCGAGCGCGACGCGTGCGTCTCCAACTCCGAGGCCGTCGGGGTCGAACGTCGCTCGCTCGCCCGACCAGTTGAGGACGACGAGCGCCCGCTCGTCGTCGAGGGTGCGTGTGTACGCGAACAGTTGCTCGTCGTCGGGCACGTGCAGGTCGTAGTCGCCGTACACGAGTACGGGAGACTCGTGGCGCAGTTCGATCGCTCGTCGGTAGTAGTGCCAGATGGAGTCCTCGTCCGCGCGGGCCGCCGCAACGTTGACCTCGCGGTAGGTGTCGGTGACCGGGAACCACGGGTCGCCGTCGGTGAACCCGGCGTTCGCCGAGTCGTCCCACTGCATCGGCGTGCGGGACTGGTCGCGCGTGGTGTAGTTCACGAACGCTCTGAGGTCCTCGTAGGAGTCGGCGGCGCCCGACTCGATGATGTCCTCCACCGCGCCGACGGTCATCGGGTCGTCCAACTCGTCGAGCGTCTCGAAGTCGGTGTTGGTCATGCCGATTTCGTCGCCCTGATACACGTAGGGCGTCCCGCGGGTCGTCAGGAGAAACGTCGCCAGCAGTTTCGCGCTCGCCTCTCGGGAGGCCTCGTCGTCGCCGAACCGCGAGACGATACGGGGTTGGTCGTGGTTGCCGAGGTACGTCGCCGTCCACACGTCGTCGGCCCGTTGCCAGCGACTCAGAACGCGTTTGAACTCCGGGAGCGACCACTCGCCCCAGCCCTCGGGGTCCCAGCGACCGCCCGGTCCCGCGTCGATGTCCATGTGCTCGAACTGGATGAGGCTGTGGAGGCCGTCGCCGTCCTCGCCGAGGTAGTCGGCGGCCATCTCGACGGTGGTCCCGGACATCTCGGCGACGGTCGTCACGTCGTAGTTCGCGAAGGTCCGCTCGTACAACTCCCGGAGGTACTCGTGGATGCGCGGACCGTACGTGAACTGCGCCAGGCCGACTGGTGCGTCGTTCGGGTCGCCGTCGGGGAGGCCATCGGCCTTCGAGAGGCACTGAATCGCGTCGAGGCGGAACCCGTCGATGCCCTTCTCCAGCCACCACGTCACCATCTCGGCGACGGCGTCGCGCACGTCGGGGTTCCGCCAGTTCAGGTCCGGTTGTTTCTCGTGGAACGAGTGGAGGTACCACTGGCCGCGCTCCTCGTCGTAGGACCACGCCGACCCGCCCATGTACGACCCCCAGTTGTTCGGTGGGGCTTCTCCGGGGGGCCCCTCGTTCGTGGCGTCGTCGGCCGCGTCGACGGGTCGCCCGTCGCGCCAGTAGTAGTAGTCTTCGTACTGCTCGTCGCCCCGACGGGAGCGGCGGAACCACTCGTGTTCGTCGGAGGTGTGGTTGACGACGAGGTCCATGATGAGGCGCATGTCTCGGTCGTGGAGCGCCGAGAGCAGGGCTTCCCAGTCGGCCATCGTCCCGAACTCGTCGGCGATGGCGCGGTAGTCGCGGATGTCGTAGCCGTTGTCCGCCATCGGCGAGTCGTACACCGGACAGAGCCAGACGATGTCGACGCCGAGTGCGTCGAGGTAGCCGACCCGCTCGGTGACGCCCGGAATGTCGCCGAGGCCGTCGCCGTCGCTGTCGTTGAAGCTCCGGGGATACACCTGATAGACGACCGCCTCCTTCCACCAGCGACGGTCGAGGCGGTCGTCTGCCGTGTCGTCAGGACCCATGCCGTCACTTCTACGTCCGGTCACGTAGTGGTTTCCGCCCACGCTGTGAACCGTCGGCTATATTCCGGTTGACGTGGGAGGTAGGGACATGTCACAGCAACACAGCACCGTCGAACTCGTCGGCGACGAGACGGTCAAGCAGTTCACGATGGCCGTCCTCCTCGCGGCGCTGACGGCGGCGCTCTCGCAGGTGTCGATACCGCTCCCCGGAACGCTCCCGCCGTTCTCGCTCCAGCCGTTCGGGATGTTCTTCGCCGGACTGTTGCTCGGGCCGGTGTGGGGCGGACTGGCGCTCGGGTTGTTCCTGCTCGTCGGCATCGCTGGCCTCCCGGTGTTCTCCAACGGGAACGCGGGACTCGGGTACGTGCTCGTCGGACAGGGGACCGGCGGCTTCCTCGTCGGCTTCCTCGTCGGCGCTATCGTCGCCGGTGCTATCGTCCACCGCGGCGTCGAACCGCGCGACCTCTCGTCGGTGTCGGTCCCCGTGCAGGTCGCGGGCCTGTTCGCCGCCGTCGTCGTCGTCTACGCCATCGGCGTCCCGTGGCTGAGCGCCGTGACCGGTCTCCCGCTTCCCCGCGCCGCCGTCGTGATGGCTCCCTACGTTCCGCTGGACCTCCTGAAACTCGGCATCGCGGTCGCCATCGTCGAGGGTGGCTACCTCGCGCGGCGATGATAACAGCCCGGAACGTCACGTTCCGATACGACGAGCGGACCGTCTTGGACGGCCTCTCGCTGTCGATTCCCGACGGCGAGTTCTGCCTGCTGGTCGGGCCGAACGGGAGCGGCAAGACCACGCTGGTCCGGCACTTCAACGCCCTGCTGACGCCGGAGTCGGGAACCGTCACGGTCGACGGGACCGACGTGACCGAACGGCCGGTGGTCGCCCGGACGAGCGTCGGGATGGTGTTCCAACAGCCCCGCGACCAGTTCGTCGCGTCGACGGTCGGCGCGGATGTGGCCTTCGGCCCGGAGAATCTCGGGCTCTCCCACGAGGAAATCGACCGACGAGTCGAAGCGGCGCTGTCGGCCGTGGACCTCGCGGGGCGGGGCGACGAGCGACTGGACGAACTCTCCGGCGGCGAACAGGCGCGGGCGGCAATCGCCGGTGCGTTGGCGATGGACCCGGACTACCTCGTCCTCGATGAACCGCTCGCGGGACTGGACTGGCCCGCCCGCGAGACGGTGCTCGCTCACCTCGGGGACCTCCACGAGCAGGGAACCGCCCTCGTCGTCGTCACGCACGACCTGCGGGACCTCCACGAGCGAGCGGAGCGCATCGTCGGCCTCGACGACGGGCAAGTAGTCCTCGACGACGACCCGACGACGGCGCTCGACCGCGTCGCGGACCTCGGTGTCCGGGACCCGCGATGCTGAGCTATCGGCCGGGCGAGACGGTCGGCCACCGCCTCGACCCGCGGTCGAAACTGCTGGTGCAGTTCGGCCTCGCTATCGCCGTGGTCGCGTACCCGACGGTTTCGGGGCTGGCGGGGGCGACGCTCGTGGGTCTATTCGCGCTCGCTTCCGCGCGGCTATCGCCGCTCGCGGTACTCCGCTCGTACCGCACCGTCTTCCTCGTCCTCGCGTTCGCGCCGCTGCTCGCTGGTCTGGCGCTCGGGCCGCCGTGGTTTCGGGTCGACCCCGCGTTGCGCTCGCTCCGTCTCGTCGCCCGGGTCGTGCCCGTGCTGTTCGTCAGCGCCGCGTATCTGACGACGACGCCGGTCCGGGAGACGCGGGCGGCCGTCCAGCGCCTCGTGCCGGGCAAAGCCGGGCAGTTGCTCGGCGTCGGGATGGCGCTGGTCGTCCGCCTGTTTCCGGTCGTCCTCGGCGACGTGCGGGAGGTCCGGGACGCGATTCGGGCCCGCGGCGGCGACCGGCGGCGGCCGTGGACGCGCGCCCGAGTGCTCACGGTGCAGTCACTCGCCCGGACGCTGGACCGTTCGGACGGCCTCGCCGTCGCGCTCCGGGCACGCTGTTTCGCGTGGAACCCGACGCTTCCGCGACTCGCGTTCGGGCGACTCGACTACCCTGTGCTGGCGCTCGGCGTCGCCCTGACGCTGTCGCCGGTGTTGACGCTCGTCTAGTCGGCGGCGGCACCGCCGTTGGCCGTCGCGTACGCTCGGGTCACGTCGACCAGCGCCTTCCGGAACTCCGACTCGTCGGGGTCCGGCGAGAGTGACGCGAAGTGCCGTTTAAACTCCGCCAAGTTCACGTCTGTCGCGTCGTGCGCGGCCGCGTGTGCGAGGTCGTAGAGTCGGTGGTCGTCCTCCACGAGGTCGTGGCGCTCACACAGCGCCAGCGCGAACGCGGCGTTGACCGCCGTAATCTCGGGGTCCGAGGCGGCGGTCAGTCTGGTCGCGGGTTCGAGGGGCCACTCGTGACGCGGCGGCGCGGCGTCGACGCGTTCCCACGCCGGGGGGTCGGCCGGGCGGTCGGCGACGGCGGCCGCGAGGCTGGACTCCAAGAGGCCGACGAGTTTGTCGCCGGGGGCCATCGCCATCCACACGTCGTCGGCGTAGACGTCCTTCATGTGGTTCGCTATCTGGTAGCAGTGAATGAGCTTTCGCCGCTCGACGGAACGTCCGGGGAGCGCGAGGTAGATGGCTTCCTCGGTCGATTGCGTGTGCGAGGGGTGGCCCTGCTCGTAGTGGTGCATGTGCGCGAACTCGTGGAGGGCGAGTTCGCGGGCCACCGCGCTGGTGGCCGCCTGTCGCGAGATAGTGAGGCGATGGCCGTGGTCGTCGTGGCTGACGCGCGTCCGTTCGTCCGGGTCTTCCTTGATCCGCACCGTCACCGGGCGTTCGAGGTCGTACTCCGTCGAGAAGAGGTTGCGAGCGCCGAGAAACGGTTCGGCCGGACCGCCCTGTACGTGCACATCCATGTGTGTTGTTCACACGGTGCTCCGCCGTATGGTTCTTGCGGGCGTTCGATTCGGTAGCACCCGCATAACTGTGGGTCACCGGGTTGTCCCGGCCGTCTTCGGCGGCGTCCCGCCGACGCCGACGAGCAACAGCGGATTCGACAGCCGTCGCTCCCGTCGTGGTTCGCGTGTCTCTGACACGCTCACGAGGAAACACTATCCTTTTGACCCTCCTGTTGATACGCTTCTGTATAATGGGCCGACGCAAGAAAATCGTGCAAGAATGTGAGACACTGATGGACGACCCGGAGCACATCCGGAACATCGCCATCGCCGCTCACGTCGACCACGGCAAGACGACGCTCACCGACAACCTGCTCGCTGGCGCGGGCATGATTTCCGACGACACGGCCGGGCAGCAGCTGGCCATGGACACGGAAGAGGACGAACAGGAACGCGGTATCACCATCGACGCCGCGAACGTCTCGATGACCCACGAGTACGAGGACCGGAACCACCTCATCAACCTCATCGACACCCCGGGCCACGTCGACTTCGGTGGCGACGTGACCCGCGCGATGCGCGCCGTCGACGGTGCGCTCGTGGTCGTCGACGCCGTCGAAGGGGCCATGCCCCAGACGGAGACGGTGCTCCGACAGGCGCTCCGCGAGGGCGTCAAGCCGACGCTGTTCATCAACAAAGTCGACCG
This window encodes:
- a CDS encoding 30S ribosomal protein S7; this encodes MSAEDETPEPDAPAGTDDETARAELFGKWSVTDIEYTDPSTERYITVTPIAHTMGRHADKQFKKSEISVVERLINRLMQTDENTGKKQLATSIVQDAFDIVHERTEENPVQVLVSAVENSAPREETVRLKYGGISVPKAVDVAPQRRVDQALKYIAEGVYGSTYKTTTSAEEALAQQLIGAANDDVQTYSVNQKEEKERVAAAAR
- a CDS encoding glycoside hydrolase family 13 protein, yielding MGPDDTADDRLDRRWWKEAVVYQVYPRSFNDSDGDGLGDIPGVTERVGYLDALGVDIVWLCPVYDSPMADNGYDIRDYRAIADEFGTMADWEALLSALHDRDMRLIMDLVVNHTSDEHEWFRRSRRGDEQYEDYYYWRDGRPVDAADDATNEGPPGEAPPNNWGSYMGGSAWSYDEERGQWYLHSFHEKQPDLNWRNPDVRDAVAEMVTWWLEKGIDGFRLDAIQCLSKADGLPDGDPNDAPVGLAQFTYGPRIHEYLRELYERTFANYDVTTVAEMSGTTVEMAADYLGEDGDGLHSLIQFEHMDIDAGPGGRWDPEGWGEWSLPEFKRVLSRWQRADDVWTATYLGNHDQPRIVSRFGDDEASREASAKLLATFLLTTRGTPYVYQGDEIGMTNTDFETLDELDDPMTVGAVEDIIESGAADSYEDLRAFVNYTTRDQSRTPMQWDDSANAGFTDGDPWFPVTDTYREVNVAAARADEDSIWHYYRRAIELRHESPVLVYGDYDLHVPDDEQLFAYTRTLDDERALVVLNWSGERATFDPDGLGVGDARVALANYDDPPTAPVGSEFRPYEAAIYRY
- a CDS encoding biotin transporter BioY, producing the protein MSQQHSTVELVGDETVKQFTMAVLLAALTAALSQVSIPLPGTLPPFSLQPFGMFFAGLLLGPVWGGLALGLFLLVGIAGLPVFSNGNAGLGYVLVGQGTGGFLVGFLVGAIVAGAIVHRGVEPRDLSSVSVPVQVAGLFAAVVVVYAIGVPWLSAVTGLPLPRAAVVMAPYVPLDLLKLGIAVAIVEGGYLARR
- a CDS encoding energy-coupling factor ABC transporter ATP-binding protein, producing MITARNVTFRYDERTVLDGLSLSIPDGEFCLLVGPNGSGKTTLVRHFNALLTPESGTVTVDGTDVTERPVVARTSVGMVFQQPRDQFVASTVGADVAFGPENLGLSHEEIDRRVEAALSAVDLAGRGDERLDELSGGEQARAAIAGALAMDPDYLVLDEPLAGLDWPARETVLAHLGDLHEQGTALVVVTHDLRDLHERAERIVGLDDGQVVLDDDPTTALDRVADLGVRDPRC
- a CDS encoding energy-coupling factor transporter transmembrane component T family protein, which encodes MLSYRPGETVGHRLDPRSKLLVQFGLAIAVVAYPTVSGLAGATLVGLFALASARLSPLAVLRSYRTVFLVLAFAPLLAGLALGPPWFRVDPALRSLRLVARVVPVLFVSAAYLTTTPVRETRAAVQRLVPGKAGQLLGVGMALVVRLFPVVLGDVREVRDAIRARGGDRRRPWTRARVLTVQSLARTLDRSDGLAVALRARCFAWNPTLPRLAFGRLDYPVLALGVALTLSPVLTLV
- a CDS encoding DUF5781 family protein — protein: MDVHVQGGPAEPFLGARNLFSTEYDLERPVTVRIKEDPDERTRVSHDDHGHRLTISRQAATSAVARELALHEFAHMHHYEQGHPSHTQSTEEAIYLALPGRSVERRKLIHCYQIANHMKDVYADDVWMAMAPGDKLVGLLESSLAAAVADRPADPPAWERVDAAPPRHEWPLEPATRLTAASDPEITAVNAAFALALCERHDLVEDDHRLYDLAHAAAHDATDVNLAEFKRHFASLSPDPDESEFRKALVDVTRAYATANGGAAAD